A genomic stretch from Desulfolutivibrio sulfodismutans DSM 3696 includes:
- a CDS encoding Crp/Fnr family transcriptional regulator, producing MPTPPDLINFQILAGIPDPLLERFLALAVPRDFGPGDTIHERGQPAEHFSLLLDGKALLQVRLPPDIIVSLGSLNPGYCFGFSALTPGEVHDHTVVAARACRTLAVPGTALVGLIQDAPAFGVPFLLAMYRLVNDRLTLRTSQFLTLLTRHPDLSPA from the coding sequence ATGCCCACCCCCCCCGATCTCATCAATTTCCAGATCCTGGCAGGCATCCCCGACCCGCTTCTGGAACGCTTCCTGGCCCTGGCCGTGCCGCGCGACTTCGGCCCGGGCGACACCATCCATGAGAGAGGCCAGCCCGCCGAACATTTCTCCCTGCTTCTGGACGGCAAGGCGCTTTTGCAGGTGCGCCTGCCCCCGGACATCATCGTCTCCCTGGGGTCGCTCAATCCCGGCTATTGCTTCGGGTTTTCCGCCCTGACCCCGGGAGAGGTCCACGACCACACCGTGGTGGCCGCCCGGGCCTGCCGCACCCTGGCCGTGCCGGGGACGGCCCTGGTAGGACTTATCCAGGACGCCCCGGCCTTTGGCGTGCCCTTCCTGCTGGCCATGTACCGGCTGGTGAACGACCGGCTGACGCTGCGCACCTCCCAGTTCCTCACCCTGCTGACGCGCCACCCGGATCTGTCCCCCGCCTGA
- a CDS encoding sensor histidine kinase, whose product MQQDDYQRLRLKIIATTLAFSFVPLLALGVTIYLKTESVYVSKVYGNLRTLVENKKNTIDLFLNERISQLTTLAFTESFDQLSDEKYLEKVFSFLQIHSKSFIDLQVIDQDGKTVSYCGPYRLQNVNYSQEPWFNMAMARGLYVSDVFLGFRKYPHFIIAVTRREGDRSWILRAAIDSDIFDSLVRSVHLGKSGDAFLMTSENVLQTKPRFDDTILEKIEFPRFAKFSGSRVEEFAVKGKTSLYAMAWLDYKDWLLVIKDDPREEFMPLYQARWLLIFILLGGTLLIIGGAVFISNSMVRQLVRSEREKASLDASLTQSSKMAALGKLAAGVAHEVNNPLAIIMEKAGWMRDLLSEEDIKGSPNFKEYEDAVQKIEFHVRRAKDVTHRLLGFARRMDPLRDDINVNILLDQTKSFLENEASFRNIEIMTDYDRGLPCITSDASQLQQVFLNILDNAIDAIDKDGVITVTTRHDKEAGAVVIAIADTGKGMPKEVAEKIFDPFFTTKKVGEGTGLGLTISYSIIEKLGGKIVLHSVEGKGTTFTITLPVS is encoded by the coding sequence ATGCAGCAGGACGACTACCAGCGGCTTCGTCTCAAAATCATCGCCACCACCCTGGCCTTTTCCTTCGTGCCGCTTCTGGCCCTGGGCGTGACCATCTACCTCAAGACCGAGTCGGTCTATGTGAGCAAGGTCTACGGCAACCTGCGGACCCTGGTGGAAAACAAAAAAAACACCATCGACCTGTTTTTAAACGAACGCATCTCCCAGCTCACCACCCTGGCCTTCACCGAGTCCTTCGACCAGCTCTCCGACGAAAAATACCTGGAAAAGGTCTTCTCCTTCCTCCAGATCCACTCCAAGTCTTTCATCGACCTCCAGGTCATCGACCAGGACGGCAAAACCGTGTCCTATTGCGGCCCCTACCGCCTGCAAAACGTCAACTACAGCCAGGAACCCTGGTTCAACATGGCCATGGCCCGGGGGCTTTACGTCAGCGACGTGTTCCTGGGGTTCCGGAAATATCCCCACTTCATCATCGCCGTGACCCGGCGCGAGGGTGACCGCTCCTGGATTCTGCGGGCGGCCATCGACTCGGACATTTTCGATTCCCTGGTGCGCAGCGTCCACCTGGGCAAATCCGGCGACGCCTTTCTCATGACCTCGGAAAACGTGCTCCAGACCAAGCCCCGCTTTGACGACACCATTCTGGAAAAGATCGAATTCCCGCGTTTCGCCAAGTTTTCCGGCAGCCGGGTGGAGGAGTTTGCGGTCAAGGGCAAGACCAGCCTCTACGCTATGGCCTGGCTGGATTACAAAGACTGGCTCCTGGTCATAAAAGACGACCCCCGCGAAGAATTCATGCCGCTGTACCAGGCCCGCTGGCTCCTGATCTTCATCCTTCTCGGGGGCACGCTGCTCATCATCGGCGGCGCGGTGTTCATCTCCAATTCCATGGTCCGGCAACTGGTGCGCTCGGAGCGGGAAAAAGCCTCCCTGGACGCCTCGCTCACGCAGTCGAGCAAGATGGCGGCCCTGGGCAAGCTGGCCGCCGGGGTGGCCCACGAGGTCAACAACCCCCTGGCCATCATCATGGAAAAGGCCGGGTGGATGCGCGATCTGCTCAGTGAAGAAGACATCAAGGGCAGCCCCAACTTCAAGGAATACGAGGACGCCGTTCAAAAAATCGAATTCCACGTGCGCCGGGCCAAGGACGTGACCCACCGGCTTCTGGGATTCGCCCGGCGCATGGACCCGCTACGCGACGACATCAATGTGAACATCCTTTTGGACCAGACCAAGTCCTTTCTGGAAAACGAGGCCTCGTTCCGCAACATCGAGATCATGACCGACTACGACCGGGGCCTGCCCTGCATCACCTCCGACGCCTCCCAGTTGCAGCAGGTCTTTTTGAACATCTTAGACAACGCCATCGACGCCATCGACAAGGACGGGGTGATCACCGTAACCACCCGCCACGACAAGGAAGCGGGGGCCGTGGTCATCGCCATCGCGGACACGGGCAAGGGGATGCCCAAAGAGGTCGCGGAAAAGATCTTCGATCCTTTTTTCACCACGAAAAAAGTCGGCGAGGGCACGGGCCTGGGGCTGACCATCAGCTACAGCATCATCGAAAAGCTTGGAGGCAAGATCGTCCTGCACAGCGTCGAGGGAAAGGGCACCACCTTCACCATCACCCTGCCCGTCTCGTAG
- a CDS encoding response regulator, whose translation MSVRILVVDDEPDFIETMVKRFTFRKMPVTAASSGIAALKLLETDSFDVVIMDVRMPGKDGIETLKEIKKRYPLTEVIMLTGHASVESGMRGMSLGAYDYVLKPVDFDELLEKVHKAHERKLLNEGRKAPR comes from the coding sequence ATGAGCGTAAGGATCCTCGTCGTGGACGACGAGCCGGATTTCATAGAAACCATGGTCAAGCGGTTCACCTTCCGCAAGATGCCGGTCACGGCCGCGTCAAGCGGCATTGCCGCCTTGAAGCTGCTGGAGACCGACTCCTTCGACGTGGTCATCATGGACGTGCGCATGCCCGGCAAGGACGGCATCGAGACCTTAAAAGAGATCAAAAAACGCTACCCCTTGACGGAAGTCATTATGCTCACCGGGCATGCCTCGGTGGAATCGGGCATGCGCGGCATGTCGCTTGGGGCGTACGACTACGTCTTAAAACCCGTGGACTTCGACGAGCTTCTGGAAAAGGTCCACAAGGCCCACGAAAGAAAACTGCTCAATGAAGGACGAAAAGCCCCGCGCTGA
- a CDS encoding sensor histidine kinase — protein sequence MKDEKPRADPTAAAGEPAAAPAGKARPLWLHLIGLPGLTAVAVLSAMVLPIPLAVILALFIASLAAWSAAALASRIRASEQKRCSLDAQLVQSQKLAAIGEMSAGIAHEINNPMAIIAQESDWMTHLMSAPQVTPENMAELRDSLAEIVRQVDRCKAITHNLLNFSRKMEPILQQEHLEKIMEDMVLLVEKEARLKGVSIVRDYDPELAPIATDVPLLRQVILNLLLNAFQAIPGQGAITVSTRPDGPSRVAIAVADTGVGIAPENMPKIFNPFFTTKPPGVGTGLGLSMCHGIVDRLGGAITVESEEGKGSRFTVTLPREGRAFEITT from the coding sequence ATGAAGGACGAAAAGCCCCGCGCTGACCCGACTGCTGCGGCCGGGGAACCTGCGGCCGCGCCTGCGGGCAAGGCCCGGCCCCTGTGGCTCCATCTGATCGGCCTGCCGGGGCTGACGGCCGTGGCGGTGCTGTCGGCCATGGTCCTGCCCATCCCCCTGGCGGTGATCCTGGCCCTTTTCATCGCCAGCCTGGCGGCCTGGTCCGCTGCGGCCCTGGCCTCGCGCATCCGGGCCTCGGAACAAAAGCGCTGCTCCCTGGACGCCCAACTCGTCCAGTCCCAGAAGCTGGCGGCCATCGGCGAGATGTCGGCGGGCATCGCCCACGAGATCAACAACCCCATGGCCATCATCGCCCAGGAATCGGACTGGATGACGCACCTCATGTCCGCGCCCCAGGTCACGCCGGAAAACATGGCGGAGCTTCGGGACTCCCTGGCCGAGATCGTGCGCCAGGTGGACCGCTGCAAGGCCATCACCCACAATCTGCTCAATTTTTCGCGCAAGATGGAGCCCATCCTGCAGCAGGAACACCTGGAAAAGATCATGGAGGACATGGTGCTTTTGGTGGAGAAGGAGGCCCGGCTCAAGGGCGTGTCCATCGTGCGCGACTATGATCCCGAGCTTGCCCCCATTGCGACCGATGTGCCGCTTTTGCGGCAGGTCATCCTGAATCTGCTGTTAAACGCCTTCCAGGCCATCCCTGGCCAGGGCGCGATCACCGTGTCCACCCGGCCGGACGGCCCATCCCGGGTGGCCATCGCCGTGGCTGACACGGGAGTCGGAATTGCGCCGGAAAACATGCCCAAGATCTTCAACCCGTTTTTCACCACCAAGCCGCCCGGCGTGGGCACGGGCCTGGGGCTGTCCATGTGCCACGGCATCGTGGACCGGCTCGGCGGCGCAATCACGGTGGAAAGCGAGGAAGGCAAAGGGTCCAGGTTCACCGTGACCCTTCCCCGCGAGGGACGCGCCTTTGAAATCACGACGTAA